In one window of Ruminococcus hominis DNA:
- the aroE gene encoding shikimate dehydrogenase, translated as MEQRIKGTTGLLALIGSPVGHSGSPDMYNFCFRYHNLDYSYMAFDIKEDQVPAALDAMRLFKMRGCNVTMPCKTAAAQNMDELSPAARIIGAVNTIVNENGKLVGHMTDGIGFVGNLKDHGVDVKGKKMVVLGAGGAATAIQVQCALDKAASISIFNPNDPFLDRAKNTAAKLKAEVPDCDVQVFCLEDQDKLKEEIAKADILVNGTSAGMKPHEDFSLITDKSVFRPDLIVCDVVYNPEETKLLREAREAGCTKTIGGKGMLLWQGVAAYKLYTGMDMPVEEYKKYQAENEK; from the coding sequence ATGGAACAGAGAATTAAAGGAACAACAGGTTTATTGGCATTAATCGGAAGTCCGGTAGGACATTCAGGCTCTCCGGATATGTACAATTTCTGTTTCCGTTATCATAATCTGGATTACAGCTATATGGCTTTTGATATCAAAGAAGATCAGGTGCCGGCAGCATTGGATGCAATGCGTTTATTTAAGATGAGAGGATGCAATGTAACTATGCCATGCAAAACAGCAGCAGCCCAGAACATGGATGAATTATCACCTGCAGCAAGAATCATTGGCGCTGTAAATACAATCGTTAATGAAAATGGAAAACTAGTTGGACACATGACGGATGGTATCGGTTTCGTAGGAAATCTGAAAGATCATGGCGTAGATGTAAAAGGAAAGAAAATGGTAGTTTTAGGTGCGGGAGGAGCTGCAACAGCTATCCAGGTGCAGTGTGCATTGGACAAAGCAGCATCTATTTCTATTTTTAATCCAAATGATCCTTTTCTTGATCGTGCAAAAAATACAGCAGCAAAGCTGAAAGCTGAAGTGCCTGATTGCGATGTGCAAGTATTTTGTCTGGAGGATCAGGATAAATTAAAAGAAGAAATTGCAAAAGCGGATATTCTGGTAAATGGAACATCAGCAGGAATGAAACCTCATGAAGATTTTTCTCTAATCACAGATAAATCTGTATTTCGTCCGGATTTGATTGTATGTGATGTTGTATACAATCCAGAAGAAACAAAACTCCTTCGTGAAGCAAGAGAAGCTGGTTGCACAAAAACTATTGGCGGAAAAGGTATGCTTCTGTGGCAGGGAGTTGCAGCTTATAAACTGTATACCGGCATGGATATGCCTGTAGAAGAATATAAGAAATATCAGGCAGAAAACGAGAAATAA
- a CDS encoding DUF3990 domain-containing protein: MYEYLFEENSVLNVKRFDALSEEWLEFIKENRSKGRLQHNYDAVFTVGKEEFLCQK, encoded by the coding sequence GTGTATGAATACTTGTTTGAGGAAAATTCAGTATTAAATGTGAAAAGATTCGATGCTTTGAGTGAAGAATGGTTGGAATTTATTAAAGAAAATAGAAGTAAAGGCAGATTACAGCATAATTATGATGCAGTGTTTACAGTTGGTAAGGAGGAATTCTTATGCCAGAAATGA
- a CDS encoding DUF7916 family protein has product MPKRLIDTTASELARYSKSELLNAIAESEGRVLAAETIGTVTPMLVNITNAEFVASLGTDLIMLNIFDVNNPMIQGLPQVAPEDTIREVKRLTGRMVAINLEPAVIKEGEEESVWNLTTGRQATVENAIKAADMGVDMIVLTGNPGVGVDNEAIIQALSTLREVVGDRVILTAGKMHASGIISEAGEKILTKKDVEAFVDAGADVILLPAPGTVPGITMEYARKLIKKAHEKGALAMTTIGTSQEGADEATIRQIALMCKMAGADIHHIGDSGYMGMALPENITAYSVAIRGKRHTYRRMAMSLER; this is encoded by the coding sequence ATGCCAAAAAGACTTATAGATACTACAGCAAGTGAATTAGCACGATACAGTAAGTCGGAGCTTTTGAATGCTATTGCTGAGAGTGAAGGTAGAGTGCTGGCAGCGGAGACGATTGGAACAGTAACCCCGATGTTAGTTAATATTACCAACGCAGAATTTGTAGCATCTCTTGGAACCGATTTGATTATGCTAAATATTTTTGATGTGAATAATCCAATGATTCAGGGATTGCCACAGGTGGCACCGGAAGATACAATCCGCGAGGTGAAACGTCTGACAGGAAGAATGGTTGCAATTAATTTGGAACCGGCGGTGATAAAAGAAGGAGAAGAAGAATCTGTCTGGAATCTTACAACAGGACGTCAGGCTACAGTGGAAAATGCAATAAAGGCTGCAGATATGGGAGTAGACATGATTGTCCTGACGGGAAATCCGGGAGTAGGAGTAGATAACGAAGCAATCATACAGGCACTTTCAACATTAAGAGAGGTCGTTGGTGACAGAGTGATTCTTACAGCTGGTAAGATGCATGCATCCGGAATTATTTCAGAGGCTGGCGAAAAGATTCTTACAAAAAAAGATGTAGAAGCATTTGTTGATGCGGGAGCAGATGTGATATTGCTTCCAGCACCAGGAACAGTTCCTGGAATTACCATGGAATATGCACGAAAGCTTATCAAGAAAGCACATGAAAAAGGTGCTTTGGCGATGACAACCATTGGAACATCTCAGGAAGGTGCGGATGAAGCTACAATCCGTCAGATTGCACTTATGTGCAAGATGGCAGGTGCAGATATTCATCATATTGGAGACAGTGGATATATGGGGATGGCATTGCCGGAAAATATTACAGCGTACAGTGTGGCTATACGAGGAAAACGCCATACATATCGTAGAATGGCAATGTCGCTTGAGCGATAA
- a CDS encoding MATE family efflux transporter produces MRGVFMGGESKTRMTEGSISKKIILFAIPLFFGNLFQQLYNTADSLIVGNFLGSNALAAVSSSGNLIFLMVGFINGIAMGAGVVIARYYGAKKKDSLQKSIHTTVALGLVSGLILMVAGMVLAPKILVLMGTPADVLPESIVYFRTYFAGSVGVVMYNIFVGILQSVGDGRHPLIYLIISSCINVVLDIFFIAGLGMGVGSAALATVISQFASAIFCMVHLMRVKAEYRLELRQVRFDKRMLQQIIQNGVPSGFQNSVIAIANVFVQSNINAFGKMAMAGCGSYSKVEGFAFLPVTCFTMALTTFVSQNLGAKQYERAKKGARFGILCSISIAELIGVIIYTAAPVLIAAFNRDPNVVHYGVMQSRTIALFYFLLAFSHCIAAVLRGSGNAAVPMIVMFCVWCLFRVSYIAVTVRIIPDIRVIFWAYPLTWSISSAIFLFLFLRGKWVYGFEKK; encoded by the coding sequence ATGAGGGGTGTTTTTATGGGTGGAGAGAGTAAAACGAGAATGACGGAGGGAAGTATCTCCAAAAAAATCATTTTATTTGCAATCCCATTGTTTTTTGGAAATTTATTTCAACAGTTATATAATACAGCGGATTCCCTGATTGTGGGGAACTTTCTTGGCAGTAACGCACTGGCGGCAGTCAGCTCTTCGGGAAATTTGATTTTTCTTATGGTGGGATTTATTAATGGAATAGCCATGGGAGCAGGAGTTGTTATTGCCAGGTATTATGGGGCGAAGAAGAAAGACTCTCTGCAGAAATCAATTCATACAACAGTGGCTTTGGGGTTGGTGTCTGGTTTAATATTGATGGTTGCAGGGATGGTATTGGCACCGAAGATATTGGTGCTGATGGGAACGCCTGCAGATGTATTGCCGGAATCGATAGTGTATTTCCGGACATATTTTGCCGGATCTGTCGGTGTTGTTATGTATAATATTTTTGTGGGAATCCTGCAATCAGTAGGGGATGGGCGTCATCCGTTGATTTATTTGATCATTTCATCCTGCATTAATGTCGTGCTGGATATATTTTTTATTGCAGGTCTTGGTATGGGAGTTGGTTCAGCGGCATTGGCTACAGTGATATCCCAGTTTGCCAGTGCAATTTTCTGTATGGTTCACCTGATGCGTGTGAAGGCTGAATATCGTTTGGAATTGCGGCAGGTTCGTTTTGATAAACGTATGTTACAGCAGATTATTCAGAATGGTGTACCTTCTGGTTTTCAGAATTCAGTCATTGCGATTGCAAATGTTTTTGTACAATCTAATATCAATGCATTTGGAAAAATGGCGATGGCAGGATGTGGTTCTTATTCCAAAGTAGAGGGATTTGCATTTTTGCCGGTAACCTGTTTTACTATGGCGTTGACAACTTTTGTCAGCCAGAATCTTGGTGCAAAGCAATATGAACGTGCAAAAAAAGGTGCAAGATTTGGGATTCTCTGTTCGATTTCCATTGCAGAGTTGATAGGAGTCATCATTTACACAGCAGCACCGGTATTGATCGCAGCATTTAACAGAGATCCGAATGTGGTACATTATGGAGTAATGCAATCTAGAACTATTGCATTATTTTATTTTCTATTAGCATTTTCCCACTGCATTGCGGCAGTGCTTCGAGGTTCAGGAAATGCAGCAGTACCGATGATCGTTATGTTTTGTGTCTGGTGTTTGTTCCGTGTAAGTTACATTGCTGTAACGGTTCGTATTATTCCGGATATCAGAGTAATATTTTGGGCTTACCCGTTGACATGGAGTATTAGTTCCGCTATTTTCCTGTTTTTATTTTTACGGGGAAAATGGGTCTATGGATTTGAGAAAAAATGA
- a CDS encoding ABC transporter substrate-binding protein, producing the protein MKKEKRNRIISVLMVLVMGVLLMTGCGDKSTEKEDKETLTVYLWSTSLYDKYAPYIQEQLPDINIEFVVGNNDLDFYKFLDENGGLPDIITCCRFSLHDASPLKDSLMDLSTTNEAGAVYNTYLNNFMNEDGSVNWLPVCADAHGFVVNKDLFEKYGIPLPTDYDSFVFACQAFEEKGIRGFTADYFYDYTCMETLQGLSAADLTSTEGRKWRTAYSDPANIEKVGLDDVVWPKAFERMNQFIQDTNLGPDDLNMTYDDVIDMFQNGEVAMYFGSSAGVKMFQDQGINTGFLPFFEENGEKWLMTTPYFQVALNRDLEQDEARKEKAMKVLNVMLSDEGQNKIISEGQDLLNYSQNVTLKLTEYMQDVKPVIEENHMYIRIASNDFFAISKDVVSKMISGNYDAEQAYQAFDAQLLDDENVSEDVVLSSSKSYSNYFHSEGGNESYSVMANTLRDIYGTDVLLATGNSFTGSVLKADYTEKMTGDMIMPNGLAAYKKEMSGAELKELVKSFVEGYEGGLVPFNQGSLPVVSGISMEIKENEDGYTLSEVKKDGKKIQDDDSFTVTCLAIPRHMEPLLADKDNTFEAEDTVVKDTWMNYVLEGDVVLAEPEDYITLR; encoded by the coding sequence ATGAAAAAAGAAAAACGAAACAGAATAATTTCCGTGCTTATGGTACTTGTAATGGGTGTCCTTCTTATGACAGGATGTGGAGACAAAAGTACAGAAAAAGAAGACAAAGAGACGCTCACGGTATATTTATGGAGTACGAGTTTATATGATAAATATGCACCATATATTCAAGAGCAGCTTCCTGATATTAACATCGAATTTGTAGTTGGAAATAACGATTTGGATTTTTATAAGTTTCTTGATGAAAATGGTGGTCTGCCGGATATTATTACATGTTGCAGATTTTCACTTCATGATGCAAGTCCGTTAAAAGACAGTTTGATGGATCTTTCAACAACGAATGAGGCAGGTGCTGTCTATAATACATATCTTAACAATTTTATGAATGAAGATGGTAGTGTAAACTGGCTGCCAGTATGTGCAGATGCTCATGGATTTGTAGTGAATAAAGACCTGTTTGAAAAGTATGGTATTCCACTGCCTACAGATTACGACAGCTTTGTTTTTGCATGTCAGGCATTTGAGGAAAAAGGAATCCGTGGATTTACAGCAGATTATTTTTATGATTACACTTGTATGGAGACTTTGCAGGGACTTTCAGCAGCAGATCTTACTTCTACAGAAGGCCGTAAGTGGCGTACAGCTTATAGTGATCCTGCCAATATAGAAAAAGTGGGATTGGACGATGTTGTCTGGCCAAAGGCATTTGAACGCATGAATCAGTTTATTCAGGATACCAACTTGGGACCGGATGATTTAAATATGACGTATGATGATGTGATCGATATGTTTCAAAATGGTGAAGTTGCTATGTACTTTGGCAGTTCTGCCGGTGTGAAAATGTTTCAGGATCAGGGGATTAATACTGGATTCTTACCATTCTTTGAGGAGAATGGAGAAAAGTGGCTGATGACTACACCATATTTCCAGGTTGCATTGAATCGTGATCTTGAACAGGATGAAGCACGCAAGGAAAAAGCAATGAAAGTGTTAAATGTAATGCTTTCTGATGAAGGTCAGAATAAAATTATTTCTGAAGGGCAGGATTTGTTGAACTATAGTCAGAATGTGACTCTTAAACTTACTGAATATATGCAGGATGTCAAGCCTGTGATTGAAGAAAATCATATGTATATCCGTATTGCGTCGAACGATTTTTTTGCAATTTCCAAAGACGTGGTTTCGAAGATGATTTCTGGAAATTATGATGCAGAACAGGCGTATCAGGCATTTGATGCTCAGCTTTTAGATGATGAAAATGTTTCGGAGGATGTTGTGTTAAGTTCGTCGAAGTCATACAGTAATTATTTCCATTCAGAAGGTGGAAATGAATCCTATTCTGTTATGGCAAATACATTACGGGATATTTATGGGACAGATGTGTTGCTCGCAACAGGAAACAGTTTTACCGGCAGTGTATTGAAGGCTGATTATACAGAAAAAATGACAGGCGACATGATCATGCCGAATGGTCTTGCTGCTTACAAGAAGGAAATGAGCGGAGCCGAACTGAAAGAACTGGTGAAATCTTTTGTGGAGGGTTACGAAGGTGGTTTAGTTCCATTTAATCAGGGTTCGCTTCCTGTAGTTAGCGGTATTTCTATGGAAATCAAAGAAAATGAGGATGGATACACACTGTCTGAAGTAAAAAAGGACGGGAAAAAGATTCAGGATGATGATAGCTTTACAGTAACTTGCCTGGCAATACCACGACATATGGAGCCTCTTCTTGCTGATAAAGACAATACATTTGAGGCTGAAGATACAGTAGTGAAAGATACATGGATGAATTATGTTTTAGAAGGTGATGTGGTTTTAGCAGAACCGGAAGACTATATTACTTTGAGGTAA
- a CDS encoding response regulator codes for MNAKNHNTRKRKNFIRKRSEIVAIIVLLSCIILAGIQYYRFVSKVVYQESVSHLTEILHQSNNALTEMSNKNLTYLHMLSEYLQNISSENEIVDYINRAQEETEFSDFYFLSIDGNYKTVTGETGYLGLQGTIADEIIQGNDIIMNAVLPGKSQLLVFVSPVPRGYYEGFEYDAIAIAYENSDIVKILDISSFHGQASNYVIHSDGRVVIDHSSEELESVYNFFGVLGERSNLSEKEILALSKKLEQGQSGSTLIKLDGTKYYLIYEKSEIQDWSVLGMVPVNVVNASMNMLQFTTMVLVGIIVLSIAGYIIVVILRKNKVSLKEKNTEILYRDELFQKLSMNVDDVFLMLDAKTSKVDYVSPNVEKLLGITAEQIRQDIHVLRNLHPKSSANRNKNHLEGLMVREQREWEFEYVHQKTKEHRWFHIVAMGSEVEKKKKYILVMSDRTADKQMNHALSEAVHAAETANKAKSMFLSNMSHDIRTPMNAIIGFATLAVSNINNQEKVRDYLSKILSSSKHLLSLINDVLDMSRIESGKIHLEETEVSLPEVLHDLKTIVSGQIHAKQLELYMDAIDITDEDVYCDKTRLSQVLLNLLSNAIKFTPAGGTVSVRLRQLPCTKKGSGCYEIRVKDTGIGMSQEFAQKIFDPFERERTSTVSKTQGTGLGMAITKNIVNMMGGTIEVRTEQGKGTEFIVRIELGIQSEQHHVEKIAELEGLKALVVDDDFNTCDSVTKMLVKVGMRSEWTLSGKEAVLRAQQSIELGDAFHAYIIDWRLPDMNGIEVTRQIRSLGDDTPIIILTAYDWSDIEVEAKAAGVTAFCSKPMFMSDLRNTLMTAIGQKQAEENEIFPVADKAFKGKRVLLVEDNELNSEIAMTILNEYGIQVDTAGNGVEAVEKIKISTPGDYDLVLMDVQMPIMNGYEATKRIRKLNEPKLAGIPILAMTANAFDEDRKNALESGMDGFLSKPIVVDELLHTLQEYFGKNKMN; via the coding sequence ATGAATGCTAAAAATCATAACACGAGAAAGAGAAAAAATTTTATAAGGAAACGTTCAGAAATAGTAGCTATTATTGTTTTACTTAGCTGTATCATTTTGGCAGGTATTCAATATTATAGATTTGTTTCAAAGGTTGTTTATCAAGAAAGCGTTTCTCATTTGACAGAGATTTTACATCAGTCAAATAATGCATTAACGGAGATGTCAAATAAGAATTTGACCTATCTTCATATGTTGAGTGAATACTTACAAAACATTTCAAGTGAAAATGAAATTGTGGATTATATAAATAGAGCACAGGAAGAAACAGAGTTTTCAGATTTCTATTTTCTGTCTATCGATGGTAATTACAAGACAGTAACAGGAGAGACAGGTTATCTTGGTTTGCAAGGGACAATTGCAGATGAGATTATTCAAGGAAATGATATCATAATGAATGCGGTACTTCCGGGAAAATCACAATTGCTGGTTTTTGTCAGCCCTGTACCTCGCGGATACTATGAGGGATTCGAATATGATGCGATAGCGATTGCCTACGAAAATTCAGATATTGTAAAAATACTGGACATTTCTTCATTTCATGGACAGGCGAGCAATTATGTTATCCATTCCGATGGCCGTGTCGTGATCGATCATTCTTCGGAGGAACTGGAATCAGTTTATAATTTCTTTGGCGTTTTGGGAGAACGTTCGAATTTGTCTGAAAAAGAGATTCTCGCACTTTCAAAGAAATTAGAACAGGGACAAAGTGGTTCTACGCTTATAAAACTGGACGGAACAAAATACTATCTGATCTATGAAAAATCAGAGATCCAGGATTGGTCAGTGCTTGGGATGGTGCCGGTTAATGTAGTTAACGCAAGTATGAATATGTTACAGTTTACTACGATGGTACTTGTCGGTATTATAGTACTTAGTATTGCAGGATACATTATTGTAGTTATTCTTCGAAAAAATAAAGTAAGCCTGAAGGAAAAGAATACTGAAATTTTATATCGAGACGAATTATTCCAGAAGCTGTCAATGAATGTGGATGATGTCTTTCTAATGTTGGATGCAAAGACATCAAAAGTGGATTATGTCAGCCCAAATGTTGAGAAACTACTAGGTATCACGGCAGAACAAATCAGGCAGGATATTCATGTTCTTAGAAATCTACATCCAAAGAGCTCTGCAAATCGGAACAAAAATCATCTGGAAGGATTGATGGTCAGAGAACAGCGCGAGTGGGAGTTTGAGTATGTCCACCAGAAAACAAAAGAACATCGCTGGTTTCATATTGTTGCCATGGGCAGTGAGGTAGAGAAAAAGAAAAAATACATTTTAGTTATGTCAGACAGAACTGCTGATAAACAAATGAATCATGCACTTTCTGAAGCCGTACATGCTGCTGAAACAGCTAATAAGGCAAAGAGTATGTTCCTTTCCAATATGTCGCATGATATTCGTACACCAATGAATGCAATTATAGGTTTTGCAACATTGGCTGTAAGTAATATTAATAATCAGGAGAAAGTCAGAGATTATTTGAGTAAAATTCTTTCTTCAAGTAAACATTTACTTTCACTTATCAATGATGTATTAGATATGAGTCGTATTGAGAGTGGTAAGATCCATTTAGAAGAGACGGAGGTTAGTCTTCCGGAGGTTCTGCATGATCTGAAGACCATTGTAAGCGGACAGATTCATGCTAAGCAATTGGAACTTTATATGGATGCCATAGATATTACCGATGAGGATGTTTATTGTGATAAGACACGACTTAGCCAGGTGCTGCTAAATCTTTTATCGAATGCAATTAAATTTACTCCGGCAGGTGGAACAGTTTCTGTCCGACTTAGACAGCTTCCGTGTACAAAAAAAGGAAGTGGATGCTATGAAATCCGGGTAAAGGATACAGGAATCGGTATGAGTCAGGAGTTTGCACAGAAAATTTTTGACCCATTTGAACGTGAACGGACGTCTACAGTCAGCAAGACGCAGGGCACGGGGCTTGGCATGGCTATTACAAAAAATATTGTGAATATGATGGGTGGTACGATCGAAGTTAGGACAGAGCAAGGAAAAGGTACAGAATTTATTGTTCGAATAGAGCTTGGTATTCAGTCTGAGCAGCATCACGTAGAAAAGATTGCAGAACTGGAAGGTCTCAAAGCGTTGGTTGTAGATGATGATTTTAATACTTGTGACAGTGTGACTAAGATGCTGGTGAAAGTAGGAATGCGTTCAGAATGGACACTTTCCGGTAAAGAGGCTGTTCTTCGTGCACAACAATCAATAGAACTTGGGGATGCTTTCCATGCATATATCATCGACTGGCGTTTGCCGGATATGAATGGTATAGAAGTGACTCGTCAGATTCGCAGTCTTGGTGATGACACACCGATCATTATTCTAACTGCTTATGATTGGTCTGATATTGAAGTAGAAGCAAAGGCAGCAGGAGTAACAGCGTTTTGTTCGAAGCCTATGTTTATGTCAGATTTACGTAATACTTTAATGACTGCGATTGGACAGAAACAGGCCGAGGAGAATGAAATTTTCCCTGTTGCAGATAAGGCCTTCAAAGGCAAGAGAGTATTACTTGTGGAAGATAATGAATTAAATAGTGAAATTGCGATGACAATTCTTAATGAGTATGGAATTCAAGTGGATACAGCAGGAAATGGAGTTGAAGCCGTAGAGAAAATCAAAATCTCAACACCGGGAGATTATGATTTGGTATTGATGGATGTGCAGATGCCGATAATGAACGGATATGAGGCAACGAAACGTATCCGAAAACTTAACGAACCAAAGCTGGCAGGCATACCAATTCTTGCTATGACAGCAAATGCATTTGATGAAGATCGGAAAAATGCATTGGAATCAGGAATGGATGGTTTTTTATCAAAACCAATTGTTGTGGATGAGCTGCTCCATACATTGCAGGAATATTTTGGAAAAAATAAAATGAATTGA
- the rfbD gene encoding dTDP-4-dehydrorhamnose reductase has translation MIKVWIAGSNGQIGHALNEVLDPLEIEVLNTDKDELDITDTEEVLNFGIVNRPDVIINCTGVTDTQLCEEEPELAYRVNALGARNLSIVARKNGAKIVQLSTDDVFDGKSKKPYTEFDDTNPLTVYGSSKRAGENYVKEFTHKHFVIRSNWVYGKVGQNFVNQVLEAAEKGNALSVAADQFGSPTSAKDLARMILYLINTNEYGTYHVTCSGVCNRHEFAKEILRLSGKEIELKAVPTEQSDLSAVRPPYAVLDNFILRIIDMYDMPDWKASLEEYMNERTEK, from the coding sequence ATGATTAAAGTATGGATAGCAGGATCGAACGGACAGATCGGACATGCGTTGAATGAGGTCCTCGACCCATTAGAGATTGAAGTATTGAATACAGATAAAGACGAACTGGACATAACAGATACAGAAGAAGTGCTCAATTTTGGTATTGTAAACCGTCCGGATGTGATTATCAACTGTACCGGTGTTACAGATACACAGTTGTGTGAAGAAGAACCGGAGCTTGCTTATCGGGTGAATGCACTTGGAGCGAGAAATTTAAGTATTGTTGCAAGAAAAAATGGTGCGAAGATTGTTCAGCTTTCGACAGATGATGTATTTGACGGAAAGAGTAAGAAGCCATATACAGAATTTGATGATACAAATCCGTTGACTGTTTATGGATCCTCTAAAAGAGCAGGAGAAAACTATGTAAAGGAATTTACACACAAACATTTTGTTATCCGTAGCAACTGGGTTTACGGAAAAGTAGGACAGAATTTCGTGAATCAGGTATTGGAAGCGGCAGAAAAGGGAAATGCCCTTTCTGTAGCAGCAGACCAGTTTGGTTCGCCGACAAGTGCAAAAGATCTTGCAAGAATGATACTGTATTTAATTAATACAAATGAATATGGTACTTACCATGTAACTTGTAGCGGAGTCTGCAACCGACATGAATTTGCAAAGGAAATCCTTAGGTTGTCAGGAAAGGAAATTGAATTAAAGGCGGTTCCGACAGAACAGTCGGATCTTTCAGCGGTAAGACCACCATATGCGGTATTGGATAATTTTATTCTTCGTATTATCGATATGTATGATATGCCAGATTGGAAAGCGTCATTAGAAGAATATATGAATGAAAGAACGGAGAAATAG
- a CDS encoding dicarboxylate/amino acid:cation symporter — MKNKNVKEKKKEKKIGLTTKIFIALLLGAVFGIVLCYLIPDSKIKHDIIVEGVLYVVGQGFIRLMKMLVVPLVFCSLVCGSMAIGDTKKLGTVGVRTLIFYLATTALAVTVALSVGNLINPGIGLDMSAIQTSASTVETMEATSLTDTILNIIPDNPINSLASGTMLQVIVFALIIGVILAKMGERAETVANFFSQFNDIMMEMTMMIMSLAPIGVFCLISRTFANIGFSAFIPLAKYMLAVLLALAIQCLGVYQILLKIFTGLNPIRFIKKFFPVMAFAFSTATSNATIPLSIDTLSKKVGVSKKISSFTIPLGATINMDGTSIMQGVAVVFAAQAFGIHLSMADYITVIGTATLASVGTAGVPSVGLVTLTMVFNSVGLPVEAIGLIMGIDRILDMTRTAVNITGDAVCTTIVAHQNKALDKKVFYETE, encoded by the coding sequence ATGAAAAACAAGAATGTGAAAGAAAAAAAGAAAGAGAAAAAGATCGGACTGACGACGAAGATCTTCATAGCTTTGCTTTTAGGTGCTGTTTTTGGAATTGTACTTTGTTATCTGATTCCTGACAGCAAGATTAAACATGATATTATTGTAGAAGGTGTGCTTTATGTAGTCGGGCAGGGATTTATCCGTCTGATGAAAATGCTTGTTGTACCACTTGTATTTTGTTCTCTTGTGTGTGGAAGTATGGCCATCGGAGACACAAAGAAGCTTGGAACAGTCGGTGTCAGAACTTTGATTTTTTATCTTGCCACAACAGCACTTGCTGTAACAGTAGCATTGTCAGTTGGTAATTTGATTAATCCTGGTATCGGGCTTGACATGAGTGCGATCCAGACAAGTGCTTCTACTGTCGAGACAATGGAAGCAACTTCACTGACGGATACAATTTTAAATATTATTCCGGATAATCCGATCAATTCACTGGCAAGCGGAACAATGCTTCAGGTTATCGTTTTTGCGCTGATCATTGGTGTTATTCTTGCAAAAATGGGAGAACGTGCAGAGACAGTTGCAAACTTCTTCAGTCAGTTTAATGATATCATGATGGAAATGACAATGATGATCATGAGTCTGGCACCAATCGGTGTATTCTGTCTGATTAGCAGAACATTTGCAAATATTGGATTTAGTGCATTTATTCCACTTGCAAAATATATGCTTGCAGTACTTTTAGCACTTGCAATTCAGTGCCTTGGAGTATATCAGATCCTTTTGAAGATTTTTACAGGATTGAACCCAATCCGTTTTATCAAGAAATTCTTCCCGGTTATGGCATTTGCATTCTCTACAGCGACATCAAATGCAACCATTCCACTTTCTATCGATACACTTTCTAAGAAGGTCGGAGTTTCTAAGAAGATTTCTTCATTTACGATTCCACTTGGAGCAACCATCAATATGGATGGTACATCCATCATGCAGGGAGTTGCAGTTGTGTTTGCGGCACAGGCATTTGGAATCCATTTGAGCATGGCAGATTATATTACAGTAATCGGAACAGCAACACTTGCATCTGTCGGAACAGCCGGAGTACCAAGCGTTGGTCTGGTTACACTGACAATGGTATTTAATTCTGTCGGACTTCCGGTAGAGGCAATTGGTCTGATCATGGGTATCGACCGTATTCTGGATATGACAAGAACAGCTGTTAATATCACTGGTGATGCAGTATGTACAACAATTGTTGCACATCAGAATAAAGCGTTAGATAAAAAAGTATTTTATGAGACAGAATAA